The following is a genomic window from Rutidosis leptorrhynchoides isolate AG116_Rl617_1_P2 chromosome 8, CSIRO_AGI_Rlap_v1, whole genome shotgun sequence.
ttttatagtgtggcatgatttctccttccatgcgatcacatggtttcatgtgcatatggccatgcgatcgcatggccaactgtcaccagcctggttcatttgtttttatctttgtcgacataatataaatattaatatataatatatataatttatataattaattatatattatattaaattcacgtgcatagttgacttgtaatttttgttccgatatgtcgtacgtcgtcactcgacttatgtcccggttccgatttctcgaacgcattttcgtacgcttagaaaacttgcattttacatttcgtgactcgtacctttgtcaaaatatagtcttaaatcatccataaactataccactgtagcaaagttacttgagcaacgtcaatttttactgtagcaattcactgtagcaaatagtaattttcaaaaacactgtagcattttgggtactgtagcaatttaaaaatgttactatcgtttactaaataacttgaaattatatatatgtatatatctttttaatatacataaatcagtttttaaatacacattggaagttatttataaataaattttaataataaatatttcaacttatcatatatattcaaataaatatttaaaccaataagtttaatgtacggtatcaaataattaatacattgttaccttttcaagttatagtatatatgtatctatttacatataattgttcgcgaatcgtcgaaaacaaccgaagggtatttaaatatataaaagtagttcaaaaattttgagattcagttttacagactttgcttatcgtgtcggaaatgttaatcatacaaagattaagtttaaatttggtcagaaattttcgggtcatcatattttaaaatatttatagATAGATGGACCCTATTTTTTCacatatatatgttttaaaaactaaatgcTACTTGAAAATTTACctttaccaattattattattattttatatatttattaatattaatatatttttaatttattattatgtacaagttttttttctttttttaataatatatttttaatttattaatattatgtaCAATTTACCTTTAATTTATTATTATGTACAAGTGCATGAATGATGGAGTAACAATTAGAGAAAATATTTATTGTCTAGATTTGATGGTCTATTGGATTCACTTTTGCATGTTTGACTAGCATTTTGAAAGATAATCGTGAATACCAATGTAACCTTTTTCAACAGCGAAATTGGACTATTGGAGTCAATGGCGGGCGATCACTAAATAAGTTCTCATCACCCGATCATATATGTTTCACATATTATGGATGTTCCAATGAACAATTATCATATGACAGACTCTGATTTTAATCATCCTTGAGAAGCACTTCCTGAACAATTATTATATGACAGACTCAGACAACGATGTCTATAAAGGGTTTCATAAATAATTACAAAGCAAACTACATTATGAAATCTCCATGTAAGACTCGAATTCGTGAACAATGTAACTAGTTAAAAACAGAATTTTTTTAAAAATAGTTTTATTTATAAGGTTTATTACAATAATAGTTTCTCAAAGTCAAAATTTACGAAAATATGGAAACCGACATTTTAAATGCCGGTTTGCAACTTGTCCCCCAAACCGGCATTTCAAATGCCGGTTTGCCTACGTGGCATTTttctaatgtttttttttttagatCTTACAAACTCGTGATACGCTCCTTTTGTTTTGAAAGATTTTAAAGCTCGTTTTGTTTTGAAAAGTTTCAAAACAAAGCTCGATATATTTTGATACAGAGTAATACATATAGTTAACTAAATTTTACGAGTAAAAAACTTTTCAAAACAAAAAAACTATATGTTCTTGAAATATTTTAAAGCTCGTTTTGTTTTGAAAGGGTTTAAAGCTCGTTTTGTTTTGAAAAGTTTTTTACTCGTAAAATTTAGTTAACTATATGTATTACTCGGTATCAAAATATATTGAGCTTTGTATTGAAACCTTTCAAAAACAAAACTAGCTTTAAAACTTTTCAAAACAAAACGAGCTTACGAGTTTGTaagatctcaaaaaaaaaaaataataaataaataaaataaaatgccacGTTGGCAAACCGGCATTTGAAATGTCGGTTTGAGGTGACAAGTTGCAAACCGGCATTTGAAATGCCGGTTTTCCTATTTTTGTAAATTTTGACTTTGTAAATACcctataaataaaactatttaaaaaaaaaattcttaaaaaCAACTTTGggataattaataatcataataccaATGTAACAAGTCAAGTAAAATGTGCCACTTTATTAACATTGACATAAATAAaggatttaatttatatttatatgacaTGTAAACTATGCAAAAACCAAAATCTCTCATTCGCTAAAACAAACAAGCACATGGAGAGTTTTGCATTAGCTCTTACAAGCTCCACTTTTAATCCAAAACCTCTTAAACATATCAATCACAAAATCAAACCacttttttcatcaaatctttcattatTAAGCAGTAACAACTATAAAAACACATATTCATACACTCCAGGGCTCTGTTTCTGCACTAACTCAACCTTACATACATCACCCTTCTTGTACCCGAAACGAACTCGCAATGATTTGGAGGTCGTCAGGGCTACAGCTTTCGCTCCTGAAAGCTCCAACGAGTTTGCAAATCCAGCTAAATTTGGCCAAACTACGCAACTCGTTGCCATGTTTGGACTTTGGTACCTGTTAAATATCTACTTCAACATCCTCAACAAACAGGTATATTGGCCTCTCTCATTTGCTAGCTTCTCTTTTTGTTACATACATTTTCTAATCAAGTTTTTTACAAGAGTATCCACTATTAGTATCAAACTTAATTCAACTTTGTAGGTGGCGAACCTATTAAGGGTTAACCGTGGTCGGCCGTCCACCCAAATTTTGTTTTAGTATATCTATGTGTTAAAGTTCGATATTTAGTGTATTTATATGTTAAAAGTCAGACATTTTGCCTCCGTTTACttgtttttttataatttttaacattttacacCCTCTGAATAAAATTCCTGCATTCGCCAAATGTagcattattaccatttttatgttATAAATAAATTGTACAAGTAGTATTTATTTCTTACAGGTTCTCAAGGTTTTTCCATACCCAACGACGCTTACAACGTTCCAATTTGGGTGCGGTACTCTGATGATTTTGTTCATGTGGGCATTTAAACTTCATCCAAGACCAAAAATTTATAAATCACAGGTGAACAGGAAAAACCTTATCTGTTTACCTGTTTTTACTTACTGTTTCCCTTTGCGCGTGTATTTTAAACGCTTCTATCTCAGATCGTGCCTGTCCTAACATTGACGGCGGCACATATGATGGGAAACCTTATGACTAATATAAGTATAGGAAGAGTTGCAGTTTCTTTCACTCACACAATTAAAGCCATGGAGCCGTTTTTCACCGTTCTCTTCTCGACCGTCCTACTTTCGGCAGTCAGTAATTGCTTGTCACTATTTTCGAGATTAAATTCGCATTAATATTTGTTTTTTACGCTCACTTTTAGTATGTTTACCTTTTAGAGACCGACATTATGGGTCGTTTCATCTCTTGTACCAATTGTTGGTGGTGTGGCATTAGCATCTTTCACAGAGGCTTCATTTAACTGGTTCGAAATCAAATTTTATCAGTCCATAAGTTTTAGGATATTTTCAATATAATTTATTATTTGAGCAAATACAGGGTTGGTTTTGGGAGTGCAATGGCTTCAAATGTTAGTAACCAAACACGTAATGTACTTAGCAAAAAGTTTATGGACAGGAAAGAGGTAATTAGTCTGCTATTAATCCATTAATCCATATATAATAAATCGAACGGTTAATTAACAAGCTGACGTGGACAGGAAGCTCTGGACAATATCAATCTCTTCTCCATTATGACAATTATCTCTTTTATCTTCTTGATCCCTTTTGCGTTCTTATTCGAAGGCGTCAAAATCAGTCCAGACTATTTGCAGCTTGCTGTGAGTAAAGTCATACAAAAGTAACATATTTACAACTGCAACATGTCTTtaaagtgaaaaaaaaaaaaaaaaatttaacttttTTTATTAGGCAAGTCAAGGTGTAAACGTACGGGAGTTATGTGTAAGATCTGTCCTAGCTGGCATCTGCTTCCATAGTTATCAACAGGTGCAGCTCCAACACATTCACAAATTATGAAATAATCTTCATTGTTATTATATGTTCCGGCGTTCTGTAATTTGTGGGTAAAGgaggtagaaggttttccctgttcggacTACCctggagggcgagtaatccgatcTCATACTCTCATGTATGTAGCCCAACATGATTCCTCCATGCCTATATCCAACCCATCCCTGGCCACCACTAAAAATTCGTCCTAGACATGATTCAAACCTGAGACTTCTTGCAAGTAACTCATGGCCCCAATCACTGTTCTGTAATTTGTGATTAATTTCTTTTTTGAACAGCGATAGGGATCACCCGAGTGGGACTAAACAACCCATTGCGATCATCTTCCGTTTCGACTATGtcaatgcagcgataataacccctaaTTATAATTTCAGGTGTCGTATATGATACTAGGAAAGGTGTCACCGGTGACGCATGCAGTGGGGAACTGTTTAAAACGAGTAGTAGTAATTGTGTCGTCTGTTATCTTTTTCAAAACACCAGTTTCTCCCATTAACTCCCTTGGTAAAACAGATCTTATACTGCGTTTACACTTTGTTACTGGTTTTTACCTTTTTATGATTTTATTGAATGAACTGGTTCGTTTTGAATTACAGGAACTGGTTTGGCCCTCGCTGGCGTCTTTATGTATTCAAGAGTAAAGCGGATAAAGCCGAAGATGGACTAATTCATACTAGCACAAACATTAATTTATACCCTTATTTTATTGTCCTTGATCACCCTTTTTGTTATGTAACAAACAACAGCTTGTACACAatcaattaattattaattaatcatatatataaaatgcaaAAAGTAATGctaaaattattaattaattatcttTATACACATTAAACTTACATTGAGATATAATATTCCGTTaaattctttttaacaatattaccACATTTATGATATGAAAACGATTATGAATAATATGTATCTGTAATTTTGATGGGACCACATTAGTCATTAAAAAAACGTGTATGGTGCAAGTTTAAAGGTTTGtttgatttatttatttacagagacCGATAATCTATACACTATCAGACTCATTGTATCGGTGCATAGTAAACGGTGTGGGAGGGTGAGGTGGCACCCGCGCCGCCCCCCACTGCCGTATCAAGGCGTTTCCGGGGGGAAAAAATGGGGCGTGGGGCGGTTTCCAACGGGGAAGGCAACGGCATTGTTGGGGAATTCGAGACACGTGGCACTGTTTGGTTGGATACTCTGAAAGTATCCGTtggcaaataaaaaaaaaaaaaaaaaaacttcctaTATTTTTTATCCTATTTATATACCTAATTTTAACTCATTTTACACCAATTCTTTCTTTCAATCttattttttcttttcaaattAATCACTCTAAACATTATACATTATGGAGAAAACGTTCAAGATGCTCCAATTTTTAATTGATGACGATTCGGATGATGAAAAAATTGTTAACTTTGTTAGTAGTATGGGCGAAGAAGAAGTGGATGGAAAAGCTAGTAGTTCGCGAGTCCCTCGAACTCGAATTTATATTCCAAGGGATCGTGAAAGTGCGGCTGACAGGTTATTCAATGATTATTTTGCGAATTCACCAGTGTATCCGGAAAACAAATTCAAACGACGTTTTCGAATGAGTCGTCAATTATTTCTCCGAATAGTCGAAGGTATATCTAACTTTAATTGTAGTGATATTCCCGAATATTTTATGTATTTTAGAGAACGTCCCGATGCCGATGGTCGTCAAAGTTTGACAATATTACAAAAGTGTACCGCGGCCATACGTCAAATGGCGTATGGAACTACACCTGATATGTTTGACGAATACATAAAAATTGGTGAGAAAACTGCTGCTTTATGTTTAGATTATTTTTGCAAATGCGTATTTCATTTGTTTGCGAGAGAGTATTTGAGAAAGCCAACAGCCGAAGATATTGCTCGGCTTTATAATTTTCACGCACAAAAACATGGTTTACCCGGTATGCTTGGTAGTATTGATTGTATGCACTGGGAGTGGAAGAATTGTCCTGTTGCGTGGCAAGGACAATATACTAGAGGTGATAAAAAGGGACCATCCATTATGCTTGAAGCAGTCGCATCTCAAGATTTGTGGATATGGCATGGATTCTTTGGTATGGCAGGTGCAAACAACGACATTAATGTTTTAAATGCCTCACCGTTGTTCAACAGTATAAAGGACGGTACCGCTCCTCCTTCACCATTTTGATGTAAATGGGCATCACTACGATAGAGGGTATTACCTAGGTGATGGTATATACTCTGATTGGGCTATGTTGGTCAAAGCACCCCATTCTCCTATTGACGAACcgcgaaaatttttttaacggtttCAAGAAAGTGCCAGAAAAGATATTGAGCGTTCATTTGGAGTATTACAGGGTAGATTTGCAATGTTAAAAACTTCGGCAAGATCTTTGGacttcaacaaaattagaagacatgTGTATGCATGTCTCGTATTACATAACATGATTCAAGAAAATAACGGATTTGTTATAGGTAGGAGAGAAAAAAGAATGATAGAAAGGAACCCACCACGACGGTTACAAAGGGATTTGAGGGATCGAGATGCAAGGGTTAAGGAAATAAGAGATAGGCAAGTTCACAGAAAGTTAGAAGCAGATTTAACCGAGCACGTTTGGAACTTATCCCCTTACTTTCGTACTGCTAATGATGAGTAGTTTCGTTTAGTGAATTTATAATTATGTAATGTTTCGTTTAAGTAAGTTCAGTTATTGTATGTTATGATTAATGAATTTATAATTATGTAATGAATTGTTTTCTATTTTAAAGATATAGCCGTTTATTTCAATATTACTTAAACGTTTACattatttctaaaaaaaaaaaaacaacaacaacataaTATCCTAACGGCTATTTTCTGCGAACACATTCATCAATCTTCGAATTCACGTGGATCGTGTTGCTGAAACCCTGGAGATTCAGGAGCAGCTTCATCTTCACTTACAGAAATGGCGTAACTTTCATCAATCCATTCGGTGTAAAGGTTAATTGGTTGGTTACGTAACAAGGCTCGCCCAATCGCACCAAACCAATCGTGATCTTCTTCTAGTAGCGAGGCACGAGCGTTGGGTTTTTTGAAAAAACCAGATTTGTTTAGTGGGGTAGATTATGTCTCGCTGTAGCAACTCAAGCAAACACATATAACTTGGAAACTTACGAACATCCATATAATAATCTCGTGTTTCACACTCGGTATAATTCCTCATTTCGCTATCAAATTCACCTCCGTAGTGAACTTTAACAACAACATTCAACGGGCTCATTTCGAAGTGTGTGTGTTTATGATTTGAGAGTTTTAGAAGATATGAAGTGTGTGTGTTATGATTTGAGAGATGAGGTTGTATATATAGGGGAGGAAGTGGAGGAATCTAGctgttagaaaaaaaaaaaaaaaacagttcaAAATATAGCCGTTgtaattaaaatatacttttaaaatattaattaaatacaaaaaataatataaaataattaaataaaacacaaaaattaaaaattaaatgccACATCAGCATTCCACGAACCCacccacaccaccactactccacacaactaacccacacgtcctagtcatcaaaaagtACAAAAAGCAACTCACGCCCCCAACCACACCCCCAACCACTACAAATAGTCTCATATCTAGCCATACACCATCAAACATGTTTTAAAATAGAGTTAACAATATAAATAAACTATATACATTTATTTTGTCACGATGtactatatactttcaaaaagtgtttaAATGTAGACTATTGGTGACCCGTTACGAACCgataaacttaattatttaacatttttttttttgcattttatataactacaaataagtcatatactttcagtttttttCGATTTGACTATATAAAAAGTGATTTGTTCCGATGTATTACCATCGCCATTCTCCATAAAGATACCACGTCATCGTTGAGTTTTTTTATCCGGTTAACAAGTTTTGTCCGtttatattagtacactttttgaaaatatatagCTTATACTGGTATTTTTTTAGTTATATAGCCTAAATTAAGACAAAAGTGAAAGTATCAATGTTTTAAAAGCATTACTTgatgatgtatgaattaagaatatGATGGTGTCCGGTAACTAGAAATAAATACGcagttatgtatcactcatatatatattttatttttcaacTAATACTATAACTAGTCCATTTCAATGTCCCTACCTTCCTAACATATAAGTTATTGGATTTTTATGAGCATGCAAACTATGCCACAATTAAAATCTCTGAATCAAGCCCACAAATACATGATCAAAATCCCTCATTTTCTTCCACAAACAAGCAATGGAGAGTTATGCATTAGCTCTTTCAAACTCAAATCTTAATCCGAAACCTCTAAACCACAACAATCGAAATTCCGTACCTAAAATCATACCACTTTCACAATGTTACTGTTCACCTTTCTCATCAATCCATTTATCGAACAGTAACATCTGTAGAAGCTCGTATTCAGATACTCCAGGGACCTATATTCGCGCTCACTCGATCTTTAATTACTCTCCATTCTTGTACCTGAAACCAAGTCACAATGATTTGGAAGTCGTCAGGGCTGCTGCTTCTACGCCTGAAAGTTCCAACGAGTCTACGAATCCGGCTAAAGTTGGCCGGACTCTGCAACTGGCAGTTATGTTTGGAGTTTGGTACCTACTGAACATCTACTTCAATATTTTCAATAAGCAGGTTTTGTGCATCTCTCATTcactatttatttttattttttttgttataaGCATCAGTAGTTTTCAACAGGATCATGTGTTTCAACCTGAGAGTGCACTACTATTATATGGGATAGCTTGTAGTTTGGCTGTTCTAAAATAATTAGAAAAAAAGAACATTCTAGTTGCCTAATTTGCCTAATATGTAAATGGATTAATCTAACAAGAGCCTATAAGTTTGTCGTTAAGGTGCATTAATGTGTTGCAATGTTGCATACCGGtaaatgttgactttttaaatggCCATTATTAAAAAACACAAGTCTTTTTGCACCTTTATGACAACTCTGGCTATGATTAGAAAAATCCtatgtaaataaataaaatttaaacacagacacacacacacaaAGATGAAGTTCAAAATACATATCATATGACTAAAGGAGAAAGAGATATAGCTATGAACAGATTTATTGCATGTTTTGCAGGTTCTCAAGGTATTTCCGTACCCAACAACAGTTACAACGTTTCAATTTGGGTGTGGTACTTTGATGATTTTGATTATGTGGGCGCTTAAACTTCATCCAAGACCAAAGATTTATAAATCACAGGTGTTTATATATACTACTATAGTTGATGGCATTATAATCGTTTCGATGATTCCATCGGTACCTAACGTTTCAATGCTTGTATGTCAGATCGTACCAATTCTGATGTTATCAGTGACACACACAATGGGCAACCTTTTAACGAATATAAGTCTGGGAAAAGTTGCAGTTTCATTCACTCACACAATTAAAGCAATGGAGCCTTTTTTCACCGTTCTCTTCTCGGTTCTGCTACTTTCTGAGGTCAGTATCGTCAATTTACAACTACAACGAATACATTCATcaagattcatatataaatatttgttctcacttgtgatatatatatatcaatagagACCGACATTATGGGTCGTTTCATCTCTAGTGCCTATTGTTGGTGGTGTTGCATTGGCATCTTTCACAGAAGCTTCGTTTAACTGGTCTGAATTCGAACTTTTTGAGTCcataaattcaaaaaaaaaaaaaaaaaaaaaacgagtccACAATCGTACCTGACTGTGTTATGTATACTATGAACAAATACAGGATCGGTTTTGGCAGTGCAATGGCATCCAATTTTACCAACCAATCGCGTAATGTACTTAGCAAAAAGTTTATGGTCAGAAAAGAGGTAATTACTCATTCACCAATATTCATAAGTTTTTGTATAATTACTTATTTATCAAGGGTAAAACTGTAAAATCAAACCTTTGACAGGAAGCTTTGGACAATATCAATCTCTTCTCTATGATGACAATTATCTCTTTTATCCTCTTGATCCCTTTTGCATTCTTATTCGAAGGCTTTAAGTTTAGTCCAGACAATCTGCAGTTTGCTGTGAGTCTAGTCATACAAAAGTTACTAATTCACTACTATATCTTAAACTGCTATGTGTCTTATCAAGAGGTTCTTTTAACCCTTTTTCGTTAGGCGAGTCAAGGTGTAAATGTACGAGAGCTATGTGTAAGATCTGTCCTAGCTGGCATCTGCTTCCATAGTTATCAACAGGTACATAAGGTTTTAGTAACGTCATCACAAAACTTACATTGATATATAATATGTCGGAATTTTATACATTGTGTTTTGGCGTGACAGGTTTCGTATATGATACTAGGAATGGTGTCACCCGTGACACATGCAGTGGGGAACTGTGTGAAGAGAGTTGTAGTCATTGTGTCGTCTGTTATTTTCTTCCAAACGCCAGTTTCTCCCATCAACTCACTTGGTAAAAATAGTTTTTATAACGCGTTTATACAATTTGTTACaagaatataattttatataaagcTGGGTCGTTCCACTTTCAGGAACTGGTTTGGCACTTGCTGGAGTATTTCTGTATTCAAGAGCGAAGCAGATAAAGCCAAAGCCGAAGACTGTTTGAATCCTACAAGCAACATATAATCAAGCAAATATACATTTAATATTTCCCTTGTTCTTCTTGTATTTTAATCACATTTTTTGTTTTGTAAAATAAACAGTAACTTGTAcacaataaagtatataaatgcaAAAGATTTGAAAGAGAAGACCTTAGCATTGCATATATCCAAGTATCCAGCTACAATAGCGTACTAACTAATAAACTTTACACACGCGTCATCCAAAGTAACTAATGCACAACCCTTCCTATGTTAGAAGTAGCTCCCAAGACAATATTTGGGTGGTGTGATATTTCCACCACACTTTTTGATAAAGCCACCACACATGCATTAATGAGTTGTATAGTACAACTCCTTAATGCATGTGTGTGGTGGATTTATCAAAACGGGTCGTGGATTTGTCATTACCCAAAATATATAGCTAGCCTGGACACATCTAAGTGAGTAATCATACTACTGTATTATGTTACGGATGGGCCCCAGGATTGCTCCATCATTGCCTGGGCTCCGGCTACAGTTACGGTCTGCACCCCATCCGGAACCACCATTGTTGGGCGGGCTTCTACCCCGTCCACTTGACATGCTATCATGGAAGCTCTTAGCCTGATACCCACCACCTGAATCTTGGTCACTGCAatcatgttataattattatcagtcaCTGCAATCAAGATTAGTTGGTGTTGGAGAACTCGGAATTACTCTGCGAGTACTCGAAGTTTGCAACTCGGGAGTACTCGGTGtctgtcaaacttggtcaaactcggtcaaaactcGGGATACTCGGAAAATCAGCCAAAACTCGGGATTAATCGGAAAATcagtcaaaatcggtcaaagtcaaacttggtcattaTCCGAGTATTCACTGAGTTGCCAACTACTCCCCAAAAAATCCCGACAGAGTACTCCCCGAgcagcgatttttgcaaccttggatTTAACTAATCAAGATTTTTAATGTTTTCTTATAGAAAAAATACCTGCCACGGCCGCCAAAGCTACTACCTCTTCCACCATAACTAGAACCACCACCAGCAGAGCTCCACCGACTTTTACATCCAGCCCTAGAGCAGCAACATCAGTTGCTACAAGCACTGGACAACTGCCAGAGCGAAACTGACTCAGCACGGGATCTCTTTCGCCCTGAGATTCGTCTCCATGAATAGCAGCAGCACCAAATTGGCGGGTCAAATTTCGAGCCAGCTGGTCACACATCTTTTTAGTTGAACAAAAGATAATTATCTTAGATCCTGGTGTTTGAGATCTTATTATCTCCTCCAGGTCTTCGGTGTTTCTCAATGTAAGTCAAAACCTCAACATGTTGCAACGTAAATCAAAACCACCAAATGTATTTTTATTCATCAAGAAAGAAACATTATATATGGGTATCGGTTTGATAACTTGCTGGAACAAAAAAAGGTTATAAATTTGTGAAAAACATTCATGGGTCTTAACCCACAACTTAAAATATATCAACCCCTATAAGAGCATACCCGTGTAATGGCTTTATTGGCAACAAGCTCATTAATATTGCAAATGTTGACTTCGACTGGATTAACCAGTAAATCGACTGCAATTTTGCGGACCTCTTTTGGCCATGTAGCTGTGTACATAAGAGTCTGGCGATGAGCTAGAACCGCATTAAGTATTTTCCTTATTTGAGGTTCAAATCCCATATCCAACATTCGGTCCGCCTCATTTAAGACCAAATAAGTAACCTCACTAAGGCTGACCTTTTCCATTTCAAGAATATCATTCAAACAACCAGGAGTAGCAACCACAATGTCTGTGCCACTGGCCAGTTTGAGGACCCTTTGGTGCTTCACCATACAAGAAAACAGTCAAAAAAATTAAACTAACAAAAACGTAATTCATTTGAAGCATTCATGCAAATAATATATACCGTGCAAGATATATTAATAGCTTTTCCAAATTTGCGGGCTTCATCTTGAATCTGTGTAGCCAATTCTCTTGTAGGAGACAAAACCAACACAGTTGGACTCAATTGAGGGTTCTTTCGGGTCCGCTTAAGATGAATGAATCCCGGAATTAAGTAACCCAAAGTCTTTCCAGAACCCGTTTTGGCAAAGACTACTATGTCGCGGCTTGGAAG
Proteins encoded in this region:
- the LOC139861742 gene encoding phosphoenolpyruvate/phosphate translocator 2, chloroplastic-like, giving the protein MESFALALTSSTFNPKPLKHINHKIKPLFSSNLSLLSSNNYKNTYSYTPGLCFCTNSTLHTSPFLYPKRTRNDLEVVRATAFAPESSNEFANPAKFGQTTQLVAMFGLWYLLNIYFNILNKQVLKVFPYPTTLTTFQFGCGTLMILFMWAFKLHPRPKIYKSQIVPVLTLTAAHMMGNLMTNISIGRVAVSFTHTIKAMEPFFTVLFSTVLLSARPTLWVVSSLVPIVGGVALASFTEASFNWVGFGSAMASNVSNQTRNVLSKKFMDRKEEALDNINLFSIMTIISFIFLIPFAFLFEGVKISPDYLQLAASQGVNVRELCVRSVLAGICFHSYQQVSYMILGKVSPVTHAVGNCLKRVVVIVSSVIFFKTPVSPINSLGTGLALAGVFMYSRVKRIKPKMD
- the LOC139862004 gene encoding phosphoenolpyruvate/phosphate translocator 2, chloroplastic-like, which encodes MESYALALSNSNLNPKPLNHNNRNSVPKIIPLSQCYCSPFSSIHLSNSNICRSSYSDTPGTYIRAHSIFNYSPFLYLKPSHNDLEVVRAAASTPESSNESTNPAKVGRTLQLAVMFGVWYLLNIYFNIFNKQVLKVFPYPTTVTTFQFGCGTLMILIMWALKLHPRPKIYKSQIVPILMLSVTHTMGNLLTNISLGKVAVSFTHTIKAMEPFFTVLFSVLLLSERPTLWVVSSLVPIVGGVALASFTEASFNWIGFGSAMASNFTNQSRNVLSKKFMVRKEEALDNINLFSMMTIISFILLIPFAFLFEGFKFSPDNLQFAASQGVNVRELCVRSVLAGICFHSYQQVSYMILGMVSPVTHAVGNCVKRVVVIVSSVIFFQTPVSPINSLGTGLALAGVFLYSRAKQIKPKPKTV